The Grimontia kaedaensis genome has a window encoding:
- a CDS encoding calcium-binding protein: MSVISNEPVEIYGESDVDFLYGSTQRDYFNLEQDTDDITVIAYRGDDDIFGSYGDDLLVGGAGNDFIYSRYGSNVMRGGSGDDQLLSKNHPSDDRGEYRDVLSGGSGNDVLSSESSQNCTMNGGSGDDIFSFRDLGAAQSGVSFCIGGDGADIFRFYEFETHEDIDPTNSVVRIKDFEVGVDSLNFHYYSDEYRTDEDTSFIIKQMGSNMVIDFEDKVTIMLHGVDSNSVTMSDLFANNQPEPIDPILY, from the coding sequence ATGTCGGTGATTTCGAATGAGCCAGTTGAGATTTATGGCGAGTCTGATGTCGATTTCCTTTACGGGTCAACCCAGCGCGATTATTTCAACCTGGAACAAGATACTGATGATATCACTGTCATTGCTTACAGGGGCGATGATGATATCTTTGGAAGCTACGGCGACGACCTGCTCGTTGGCGGCGCGGGTAATGACTTCATTTATTCTCGCTATGGTAGCAACGTCATGCGCGGAGGCTCGGGCGACGATCAACTGCTGAGTAAAAACCACCCCAGCGATGATCGTGGTGAATACCGAGATGTGCTTTCAGGTGGCTCGGGTAACGATGTGCTGTCATCAGAAAGTTCACAAAACTGCACCATGAATGGTGGCTCAGGCGACGATATTTTCTCCTTCCGCGATTTAGGGGCGGCGCAGTCTGGCGTCAGCTTTTGTATTGGTGGAGATGGCGCGGACATATTCCGGTTCTATGAGTTCGAAACCCATGAAGATATTGATCCGACTAATTCAGTGGTTCGCATCAAAGACTTTGAAGTCGGTGTCGACAGCCTCAACTTTCACTATTACAGCGATGAATACCGCACAGATGAGGACACCTCCTTCATCATCAAACAAATGGGCTCAAACATGGTCATCGACTTTGAGGACAAAGTGACCATTATGCTGCACGGTGTTGATAGCAATTCAGTCACCATGAGCGATCTCTTCGCCAACAACCAACCCGAACCAATCGACCCGATTTTGTATTGA
- a CDS encoding MFS transporter, translating into MNRNVWLLALCQALLMSGNIVLISVNGLIGQQLSPSDTWVTLPVSTQFVGLMMATIPASLIMAKIGRKNGFRLGNIIGIFGALLCVHALQQGAFWLFCFSTLLLGIGIGFGTLYRFAAIEVSDPESRDKAISLSMAGGVLAAILGPNLAIASQHWLPGTHFSGAFIGITVLYILSLLVLNFIALPAAVPAQDQPAQSSVGQILKAPGYLVAVIAAVVAYAVMNLLMTVTPIAMHKHGFHFEQAALVIEWHVLGMFVPSFFTGSIIGKIGARMTILLGSLFFVGCILVNLNGVSEWHFRIALVLLGVGWNFMFIGATSQLTQTYLPQDKPRAQAINEFAVFGSVTLTALMAGNLEVNLGWQTLNLVMLPFVCAVPLIYLLFTRKPKKVEA; encoded by the coding sequence ATGAATAGAAATGTCTGGTTGTTGGCACTTTGTCAGGCGCTGCTAATGAGCGGCAACATTGTGCTGATATCTGTAAATGGATTGATAGGCCAACAACTCTCACCCAGCGATACTTGGGTGACATTGCCAGTTTCAACCCAGTTTGTCGGTTTGATGATGGCGACGATTCCTGCGTCTCTTATCATGGCGAAAATTGGACGTAAGAATGGCTTCCGGCTCGGGAATATCATCGGTATTTTCGGGGCGCTACTTTGTGTGCATGCCCTGCAACAAGGCGCATTTTGGCTGTTTTGCTTTAGTACTTTGTTATTAGGTATCGGCATTGGTTTTGGCACCCTGTACCGCTTTGCAGCGATAGAAGTGAGCGACCCGGAAAGCCGCGACAAGGCAATTTCGCTATCCATGGCAGGTGGCGTGCTGGCAGCTATCCTAGGGCCGAACCTTGCTATTGCCAGCCAACATTGGCTACCTGGTACCCACTTCAGTGGCGCTTTTATCGGAATCACCGTCCTTTATATTCTCTCTTTACTGGTTCTGAATTTTATTGCTTTACCTGCTGCTGTGCCGGCACAAGATCAACCTGCCCAAAGCTCTGTAGGGCAAATTCTTAAAGCGCCGGGTTACCTTGTGGCTGTTATCGCTGCCGTTGTGGCTTATGCGGTCATGAATCTGTTGATGACAGTGACACCGATTGCCATGCATAAACACGGTTTCCATTTTGAGCAGGCCGCCTTAGTCATTGAATGGCACGTGTTGGGGATGTTTGTACCCTCTTTCTTTACTGGCAGTATTATCGGAAAAATTGGTGCACGCATGACGATCCTTCTTGGAAGTCTGTTTTTCGTTGGGTGTATTCTGGTGAACCTTAACGGCGTCTCTGAATGGCATTTCCGTATTGCATTGGTATTGCTAGGTGTCGGGTGGAATTTCATGTTTATTGGCGCGACCAGTCAACTGACCCAAACTTACTTGCCACAAGACAAACCACGTGCCCAGGCAATCAATGAATTTGCCGTGTTTGGCAGCGTTACCCTGACAGCATTGATGGCGGGTAACCTTGAGGTGAACTTGGGCTGGCAGACCCTGAATTTAGTCATGCTTCCTTTTGTTTGTGCGGTTCCTCTTATTTATCTGTTGTTTACCAGAAAACCAAAAAAGGTCGAGGCTTAG
- a CDS encoding MOSC domain-containing protein, with the protein MQKMYPIKKVFTGKVKSQFGMMTAMGKQSVEGEIFLSALGLQGDECASDKHHGGVERALHQYPSEHYDFWRTKFGDKADWHPAGMGENISTERMTEDDVCIGDKYQWGKAVIQVSQPRSPCYKLNKRWDVETFSEVMQETAKCGWLYRVITPGFVSAAESLILIERAENALTIKQTCDYYFGDPLNPEGLRLIAAQEGLSASWTRTVHKRMETQQVEDWTPRLKGIFA; encoded by the coding sequence ATGCAAAAAATGTATCCCATCAAGAAGGTCTTTACCGGAAAAGTGAAAAGTCAGTTTGGCATGATGACCGCCATGGGGAAGCAGTCGGTCGAAGGGGAGATATTCCTATCCGCTCTGGGGCTTCAAGGGGATGAGTGCGCGTCTGATAAACACCATGGTGGTGTTGAAAGGGCATTGCATCAATATCCTTCTGAGCATTATGACTTTTGGCGTACGAAGTTTGGCGACAAGGCCGACTGGCACCCCGCGGGGATGGGTGAAAACATTAGCACTGAACGCATGACAGAAGATGATGTCTGCATTGGCGACAAATATCAGTGGGGTAAAGCCGTGATTCAGGTAAGTCAGCCCCGGTCACCCTGTTACAAGCTCAACAAGCGTTGGGATGTAGAGACGTTTTCAGAGGTGATGCAGGAAACGGCCAAATGTGGCTGGTTGTACCGTGTGATCACGCCCGGGTTTGTCAGTGCTGCGGAGTCACTGATTTTGATTGAGCGCGCTGAAAACGCTTTGACCATCAAACAAACCTGCGATTACTACTTTGGCGATCCATTAAACCCGGAAGGCTTGAGATTAATTGCCGCACAGGAAGGGTTGTCAGCTAGCTGGACGCGTACCGTCCACAAACGTATGGAAACGCAGCAAGTAGAAGACTGGACGCCAAGGCTGAAAGGCATTTTCGCCTAA
- a CDS encoding beta-N-acetylhexosaminidase, translated as MVTIFPAPKRYSPGYASKRICVSSIIATCPVNFGAKLHHAALTYRHDPDLPEQGFRISFPSDGVTIEYRDLRGVRYAHLAINQLIDTQAVVKQDAVIEDWPDFPTRSVLLDISRDRVPTMDTLKRLIDYFSTLRFNQFQLYTEHTFAYRKHETVWRDYSPMTAEEIREIDAYCQQVGIELVANQATFGHMEKWLCHPEYQHLAEQTTGFLDQRGDFRPGAFGLNPISEQTAEFIDQLLSEVTPNFSSDILNINFDETMDLGVNASKSACEIFGKGKVFLNYLNKVLEVANSKGKQCQIFSDMLFRYPNLIDQLPENLTLLNWGYEADHPFDAEHKQLALFGYPFHVVVSTDCFASVAGRWNSATTHMRRAAKSAKRFGAEGYMVTEWGDMGHGQQHAMPIPGYAFASAMAWGEEQQTDSDMIIPLSWYYPDASEVELNALIALQDIYHSTGIETPNCAFFGPVLFDQQSGRHIKRMKGLATHNLEHSLAELKSWKVRLGPLPDNELRNDLLWTIDALEIACLIVKGYAEEEHRLTQDFSDERKQTLKARLQPLIQRYRELWQEHYRPGGMMQSSSRLEYLSSLLTVNEINHTH; from the coding sequence ATGGTAACCATTTTTCCCGCACCAAAACGCTACTCGCCCGGATACGCCAGTAAACGTATTTGTGTTTCCAGCATCATAGCGACCTGTCCGGTCAATTTTGGCGCAAAACTACATCACGCTGCTCTCACGTATCGGCACGATCCGGATTTGCCCGAACAAGGATTCCGGATTAGCTTTCCCAGTGATGGGGTTACCATTGAATACCGCGACCTTCGTGGGGTTCGTTATGCACATCTCGCCATCAATCAGCTTATTGATACTCAGGCAGTCGTCAAGCAAGACGCTGTGATTGAAGATTGGCCAGACTTCCCCACGCGCTCAGTGTTGCTCGATATCAGCCGGGATCGCGTGCCCACTATGGATACACTAAAGCGACTGATTGATTACTTCAGTACTCTGCGCTTCAACCAGTTCCAGCTCTACACTGAGCACACCTTCGCCTACCGAAAACATGAAACGGTGTGGCGAGATTACTCACCAATGACGGCAGAAGAAATCCGTGAAATCGACGCATACTGCCAACAGGTCGGTATTGAATTGGTCGCCAATCAGGCAACATTCGGACATATGGAAAAGTGGCTCTGCCATCCCGAATACCAGCATCTTGCAGAACAAACCACGGGCTTTCTTGATCAACGAGGCGATTTCAGACCCGGCGCTTTTGGACTGAACCCCATCAGCGAACAAACCGCAGAGTTTATTGATCAACTGCTATCAGAAGTTACGCCCAATTTTTCCAGTGACATTCTGAACATCAACTTTGACGAAACCATGGACTTGGGTGTCAATGCCAGCAAATCGGCTTGCGAGATTTTCGGTAAAGGTAAAGTCTTCCTCAACTACCTCAACAAGGTGTTGGAAGTCGCAAACTCAAAAGGCAAGCAATGCCAGATTTTCAGTGACATGTTGTTCCGTTATCCGAATCTTATCGATCAGCTCCCCGAAAACCTTACCTTGCTGAACTGGGGTTACGAAGCTGATCATCCCTTCGATGCTGAACATAAGCAATTAGCTTTGTTTGGCTACCCATTCCATGTTGTGGTCTCTACCGATTGTTTTGCTTCTGTTGCAGGAAGGTGGAATTCCGCAACCACGCATATGCGCCGCGCCGCTAAATCAGCCAAACGCTTTGGTGCTGAAGGCTACATGGTGACCGAATGGGGTGACATGGGACATGGCCAACAACATGCCATGCCAATTCCTGGTTATGCCTTCGCAAGCGCCATGGCATGGGGTGAAGAACAGCAAACCGACAGTGACATGATCATTCCGCTCAGTTGGTATTATCCTGACGCGTCTGAGGTTGAGTTGAATGCGTTGATCGCACTGCAGGATATATATCATTCAACTGGTATTGAAACACCTAACTGCGCCTTTTTTGGTCCAGTATTATTTGACCAACAATCAGGCCGCCATATTAAGCGGATGAAGGGGCTCGCTACCCATAATCTTGAACACTCGCTCGCCGAACTAAAAAGCTGGAAGGTGCGGCTCGGCCCTCTCCCAGACAACGAGCTGAGAAACGACCTTCTTTGGACTATTGATGCGTTAGAGATAGCTTGCCTCATTGTGAAAGGGTATGCAGAGGAAGAACACCGCCTTACACAGGATTTCAGTGATGAACGCAAACAGACCTTGAAAGCGAGGTTGCAACCATTAATTCAGCGTTATCGCGAACTTTGGCAAGAACATTACCGACCGGGAGGCATGATGCAAAGTAGCAGTCGTCTTGAGTATTTGTCTTCGCTTCTGACCGTCAATGAGATAAATCATACACACTAG
- a CDS encoding ROK family transcriptional regulator, which produces MSIKLSRTTNTAGIINSLWQSPGVSRIDVAAKLGLDKSTVTKTVNHLLDIGMILEQPQMVTGKGGRPKVSLVFNPDFGVLVGVDVNSDTLKVSVVNLLGQVVYHDMLPIDTHAPIDKAMLAALVPSVNAIQKLFPRILAIGIGMPGVIDPDKNQLLVSHALSVRSSINFATQFKRLFPYPVFLDNDANCGAWGELMQQRSLPYDHFLYVLLSTHHARELYHRLGVGVGVVLNRQLFYGENYMAGQFNSQELMRGAEPTPSVIIEEFSALAVNLCSLMSIRRIVIGGNGLSFGSELATSLRKHSDSLSGSLILKPNIEFSLLGPQAAAMGAASMAWQKLLTAELKLAESLSLSENGNLSI; this is translated from the coding sequence TTGTCGATCAAGTTAAGCCGCACGACAAATACGGCTGGCATTATCAATTCCCTTTGGCAATCTCCCGGCGTCTCACGCATTGATGTCGCAGCCAAGCTCGGGTTGGATAAATCCACCGTCACCAAAACCGTCAACCATCTGCTGGATATCGGGATGATCCTCGAGCAGCCGCAAATGGTCACGGGTAAAGGTGGTCGCCCAAAGGTTTCGCTCGTCTTTAATCCGGATTTTGGCGTGCTAGTTGGAGTCGATGTTAACTCTGATACCTTGAAAGTTTCCGTCGTCAACTTGCTCGGTCAGGTCGTTTATCACGACATGCTTCCCATCGACACACACGCTCCTATCGACAAAGCAATGTTGGCGGCGCTTGTTCCCAGTGTTAATGCTATTCAGAAGCTGTTTCCCCGAATCCTTGCGATCGGTATTGGTATGCCCGGTGTCATCGATCCTGATAAAAACCAACTTTTAGTTTCCCATGCACTGTCGGTGCGTTCGTCAATTAACTTCGCTACCCAGTTCAAACGACTTTTTCCTTACCCGGTTTTTCTGGATAACGATGCCAATTGCGGTGCCTGGGGTGAACTTATGCAGCAACGTAGTCTGCCCTACGACCATTTCCTCTACGTGTTGCTTTCTACCCACCATGCCCGAGAGCTTTATCATCGTCTTGGCGTTGGTGTTGGTGTTGTGCTTAACCGTCAACTTTTCTATGGCGAAAACTATATGGCAGGCCAATTTAACAGTCAGGAGCTCATGCGCGGCGCAGAGCCAACTCCAAGTGTCATCATTGAAGAGTTCTCTGCTCTTGCCGTCAATCTTTGTAGCCTGATGAGTATTCGCCGCATCGTCATCGGTGGGAATGGTCTTTCATTCGGATCTGAACTCGCAACATCTCTTCGCAAACACAGCGATTCTCTATCGGGTTCACTGATTCTCAAACCAAACATTGAATTTTCATTGTTGGGGCCTCAGGCCGCAGCGATGGGCGCGGCCTCAATGGCCTGGCAGAAATTACTCACGGCAGAACTGAAGCTGGCAGAGAGCCTAAGCCTGTCCGAGAACGGTAATCTTTCGATTTAG
- a CDS encoding AAC(3) family N-acetyltransferase, producing MGTTAQNIKTAIEVLNLDNKVIFAHCAMRSFGGFEGGADSLLDAFLSAGCTVVAPTFTYFPMCHSPDGIEYAQNGYRGELEIDPSPYDAYANDIEPSMGAFAKAVLNHPKRIRTEHPMNSYAAVGPLAEAVLAPQDDFNVYGVYQSPQARNAVVLSIGVTPNSITPIHYAEQLAGKALFRRWAQTAQRGVVETCVGSCSEGFIYLQPYLSPIQTKKLVGESTWTAYPLEALLHACTQAFRTNPSVTRCSDDCPRCEDMTLGGVKTLN from the coding sequence GTGGGCACCACAGCACAAAACATCAAGACTGCGATAGAAGTATTGAATCTAGATAACAAGGTTATATTTGCCCACTGTGCTATGCGTTCATTTGGTGGATTTGAAGGCGGCGCTGACAGTCTGCTGGACGCGTTTCTTTCTGCCGGCTGCACTGTGGTCGCGCCGACGTTTACCTATTTTCCAATGTGCCATTCGCCAGATGGTATCGAATATGCACAAAATGGTTATCGTGGGGAGCTTGAAATAGACCCATCTCCTTACGACGCCTATGCCAATGACATTGAGCCTTCAATGGGCGCCTTTGCCAAAGCTGTACTTAACCACCCCAAACGGATCAGAACAGAGCATCCGATGAACAGCTATGCCGCAGTGGGTCCGCTCGCTGAAGCTGTCCTTGCACCCCAAGATGACTTTAATGTGTATGGCGTTTACCAATCGCCTCAAGCCAGAAATGCAGTTGTGCTTTCAATAGGAGTCACCCCAAACAGCATTACACCTATTCATTATGCAGAGCAATTGGCTGGAAAAGCGCTGTTCCGTCGCTGGGCGCAAACAGCCCAGCGGGGCGTCGTTGAGACATGTGTGGGATCTTGTTCCGAAGGATTTATCTATCTTCAGCCGTACCTGTCACCAATCCAGACTAAAAAGCTCGTCGGGGAAAGCACTTGGACGGCATATCCACTTGAAGCACTGCTCCATGCATGTACGCAGGCATTTCGTACGAACCCTTCTGTAACGCGTTGTTCTGATGATTGTCCGCGATGTGAAGATATGACACTTGGTGGCGTTAAAACCTTAAATTAG
- a CDS encoding cytochrome-c peroxidase — protein MQRNSLARLSKTALAVGWLFSLDVMASEDLRQLGLSVFGVMPHSMPGSENDTPEQIALGKALYFETALSGNGSQSCNSCHDLDKSSSGTEPLSVSVGALGKQGSRNSLTTWNAGFQFVQFWDGRAKTLHEQARSPILNPIEMALPSEEEAVRRLKEKGYQPKFDLAFPHDENPLVFNNITQALAAFQRTLVTQDRFDEWLMGDDAALSAQEKRGMKRFITVGCHACHNGPLLGGQLFMKMGLVNPYPNEIDKGRGSVTGNSADNFIFKVPTMRNVGQTSPYFHDGAVFSLEQAVRDTAWHQLGVKLNEQDVEDMTAFLRSLDNKKKIEFSNHE, from the coding sequence ATGCAAAGAAACAGTTTGGCAAGGTTAAGCAAAACTGCGTTGGCAGTTGGGTGGTTGTTTTCGTTGGATGTCATGGCGTCAGAAGATCTGCGGCAATTGGGTTTAAGTGTGTTCGGTGTGATGCCGCATTCTATGCCCGGCAGTGAGAACGACACGCCAGAACAAATTGCTCTGGGAAAGGCCCTTTACTTTGAAACCGCGCTCTCAGGCAATGGCAGTCAGTCGTGTAACAGTTGCCATGATCTGGATAAATCCAGCTCGGGTACAGAGCCGTTATCGGTGTCTGTCGGGGCATTAGGGAAACAGGGTAGCCGCAATAGCCTCACTACCTGGAACGCAGGTTTCCAATTCGTACAATTTTGGGACGGCAGAGCGAAAACGTTGCATGAACAGGCAAGAAGCCCAATTCTGAACCCGATTGAAATGGCGCTGCCTTCCGAGGAAGAAGCAGTGCGAAGACTGAAAGAGAAAGGCTACCAGCCCAAGTTCGACCTTGCTTTCCCTCATGATGAAAACCCCCTGGTATTTAACAACATCACGCAAGCTTTAGCGGCGTTCCAGCGTACATTGGTGACGCAAGACAGATTTGATGAATGGCTGATGGGTGACGACGCGGCACTCTCAGCGCAGGAAAAGCGGGGAATGAAGCGGTTTATTACGGTGGGTTGTCATGCCTGCCACAATGGCCCTTTGTTGGGAGGCCAACTCTTTATGAAAATGGGGTTGGTGAATCCCTATCCCAATGAAATCGACAAGGGAAGAGGGTCAGTGACTGGAAACAGCGCAGATAATTTCATCTTCAAAGTTCCCACGATGCGAAATGTCGGTCAGACTTCACCTTACTTCCACGATGGCGCAGTATTTTCGCTGGAACAGGCCGTGCGCGATACGGCGTGGCATCAACTGGGTGTCAAACTCAATGAGCAGGATGTTGAAGACATGACAGCATTTCTGCGATCGCTCGACAATAAAAAGAAAATCGAATTCTCGAACCACGAATAA
- a CDS encoding energy transducer TonB, which yields MLRMLLALPMGLLSAFGLFALMATMVAAPSGSSKDEDLPFAFDVFMTEPESEIERRDRVAPPKPDVPPPPPSMQMSAPTAAATTPSIQPVMPDIAMDLQVDGMSINMPAIKAAPSPAVGELTPSFGQGNQAAMPLVRVQPSYPAKALRRGIEGYVVVSFTINEEGRPTGMKVIEASPKRIFDREALRALKKWKYTPLLIDGKPVSQPGQTVKLEFALTK from the coding sequence ATGCTGCGAATGCTATTGGCATTGCCGATGGGGTTACTGAGTGCTTTTGGTCTTTTCGCGCTCATGGCTACCATGGTTGCTGCACCATCTGGCTCCTCGAAAGACGAAGACTTACCGTTTGCTTTCGACGTTTTTATGACTGAACCGGAAAGTGAAATTGAACGTCGTGATCGTGTCGCGCCACCAAAACCTGACGTGCCGCCACCGCCGCCGAGTATGCAAATGAGCGCGCCAACTGCAGCAGCGACCACGCCATCAATTCAGCCTGTGATGCCGGACATCGCGATGGATCTACAGGTGGATGGTATGAGCATCAATATGCCAGCGATAAAAGCGGCGCCCTCACCGGCAGTGGGTGAATTGACGCCTTCATTTGGGCAGGGTAATCAGGCAGCAATGCCTCTGGTTCGTGTTCAGCCAAGCTACCCGGCTAAAGCGCTAAGGCGTGGTATTGAAGGGTATGTCGTCGTGAGCTTTACGATCAATGAAGAAGGCCGGCCGACAGGCATGAAAGTGATCGAAGCGTCACCAAAGCGTATTTTTGACCGCGAAGCATTACGCGCTTTGAAAAAGTGGAAATACACACCACTGCTTATCGACGGTAAACCAGTATCGCAACCTGGTCAGACAGTAAAACTGGAGTTTGCACTCACAAAATGA
- the grxB gene encoding glutaredoxin 2, producing the protein MKLFVFDHCPFCVKAMMVAGLKKVDLELVYLQNHDVDARIEKVGANLVPILQKEDGSYMAESLDIAAYLDNLDGNPAIAEGTMGERISAWMNVAGQFGSRLIYPRWMMIELPEFQSEEAKAWFTKNKSSMIKMSFDEAFANSEEYIAKLNVELLKLDWLVPPSQRNNVLTYDDINIFPFLRNYTVTKGLRYPGNVRQYLDEVSKLTGVALFDSVAVGAPVATA; encoded by the coding sequence ATGAAACTGTTTGTGTTTGACCACTGCCCGTTCTGCGTGAAAGCGATGATGGTTGCAGGCTTGAAGAAGGTAGACCTGGAACTTGTTTATCTTCAAAACCACGATGTCGACGCCCGAATCGAAAAAGTCGGTGCCAACCTGGTTCCGATCCTTCAAAAAGAAGACGGTAGCTACATGGCAGAGAGCCTCGATATTGCTGCGTACCTCGACAATCTCGACGGTAACCCAGCGATTGCTGAGGGCACAATGGGTGAGCGCATTTCAGCTTGGATGAATGTTGCTGGCCAGTTCGGCTCACGCCTGATTTATCCGCGTTGGATGATGATTGAATTGCCGGAATTTCAGAGTGAAGAAGCGAAAGCCTGGTTTACTAAAAACAAATCATCCATGATCAAAATGTCTTTCGATGAGGCGTTTGCTAACAGTGAAGAGTACATTGCTAAGCTGAATGTTGAACTGCTGAAACTCGATTGGTTGGTCCCACCTTCACAGCGAAATAACGTGCTGACTTATGACGACATCAATATATTCCCATTCCTTCGAAACTACACAGTGACGAAAGGTCTGCGCTACCCAGGCAATGTTCGTCAGTACTTGGATGAAGTGTCCAAACTGACGGGGGTGGCGCTGTTCGACAGTGTGGCAGTTGGGGCACCAGTTGCGACAGCCTAA
- a CDS encoding GFA family protein: MKGSCLCGAVQYEVKKLSSPITHCSCSACRKSNGAAFNTAAAVLPEDFQWLKGEDIVSQFESSPGTKRHFCSVCGSPLVKMKEGGAFHALRVASLDEDPGQVP; encoded by the coding sequence ATGAAAGGAAGCTGTCTTTGTGGTGCTGTTCAATATGAAGTTAAAAAGTTAAGTTCACCTATTACACACTGCTCGTGTAGCGCTTGCCGAAAATCTAACGGGGCTGCGTTTAACACGGCGGCTGCAGTTCTTCCAGAAGACTTTCAATGGCTGAAAGGTGAAGATATAGTCTCCCAGTTTGAATCCTCACCGGGCACTAAACGCCACTTTTGCTCTGTGTGCGGCAGCCCGTTAGTTAAGATGAAAGAAGGCGGTGCGTTCCACGCACTGCGGGTTGCTTCTCTGGATGAAGATCCCGGGCAGGTTCCATAG
- a CDS encoding DUF2750 domain-containing protein: MSKLTADVQANLMLFVEETKRTNVVWGLKNEEEGWLACDSSEFEESEVMPFWSSKEDAAQHNVDEWADFEITEIPLDVFVEDWLITLDEDGVLVGTNWNAELEGKEVEPSELAKMYL; this comes from the coding sequence ATGAGCAAACTAACTGCAGACGTTCAGGCAAATCTGATGTTGTTCGTTGAAGAAACCAAGCGTACTAACGTGGTTTGGGGTCTGAAAAACGAAGAGGAAGGCTGGCTAGCTTGTGACTCGAGCGAGTTCGAAGAAAGCGAAGTGATGCCATTCTGGTCTTCAAAAGAAGACGCTGCGCAACACAACGTCGATGAGTGGGCTGATTTCGAAATCACTGAAATCCCACTAGATGTGTTTGTTGAAGACTGGCTTATCACGTTGGATGAAGACGGCGTGCTGGTCGGTACCAACTGGAATGCAGAGCTGGAAGGCAAAGAAGTCGAGCCTTCTGAGCTGGCGAAGATGTACCTGTAA
- a CDS encoding tetratricopeptide repeat protein, whose product MKRFIQQIISRRSMLLLLVGAFFLSPVQAAELTASTARQVQKALELQADEQWKDAATVLESAGTPTEYDKAFVNRMLGVVYWQKGDAQKAINALYASVNSKVLEEEAQMASERMLADLLMTQSRYQDALKLYYPLSTSKTLRQKDRGEIWLRIAQAHYQNEQYSDSLKGINAHLKLVSAKSSSLSLKLGSQLKLKHWKGSTRTLKQLIAIEPEKKTWWIQLVGSYQRLNDQKQMLNTLVLAKREGIALSESEKMMMAQLYQQQGVPEKAAALMSEVNQGDAEMTRLVMEASYWQQAKEWNKAIIAWERAAAEAPKYYWVASQLSLQHGQYKKALSLLEKVNSPEKAPDVELARALAYDKLNEFDKALLHAKRANELKPSNQSESWIQYLSQKIQ is encoded by the coding sequence ATGAAGCGTTTCATCCAACAAATAATCAGTCGTCGTTCAATGCTTCTTTTGCTGGTGGGCGCATTCTTTTTATCTCCTGTGCAAGCCGCTGAGCTGACAGCGTCAACTGCAAGGCAAGTTCAGAAAGCGTTGGAGCTTCAAGCCGATGAACAGTGGAAAGATGCTGCCACGGTGCTTGAGAGTGCCGGTACGCCGACTGAGTACGATAAAGCATTTGTGAACCGTATGCTCGGGGTGGTTTATTGGCAGAAGGGAGATGCACAGAAAGCCATCAATGCTTTGTATGCGTCGGTGAATAGCAAAGTGCTTGAAGAAGAGGCGCAAATGGCATCCGAGCGTATGCTGGCAGATTTGCTGATGACGCAATCACGCTATCAGGATGCATTAAAACTCTATTATCCACTGTCAACATCCAAAACGCTACGTCAGAAAGATCGTGGAGAAATTTGGCTGCGAATTGCTCAGGCGCACTATCAGAATGAGCAGTACAGCGATTCACTTAAAGGTATTAATGCCCATTTGAAGCTGGTTTCTGCGAAATCTTCTTCGTTATCGCTGAAGTTAGGATCGCAACTCAAACTCAAGCATTGGAAAGGTTCGACCCGAACGCTAAAGCAACTAATCGCTATTGAGCCAGAAAAGAAAACCTGGTGGATTCAGTTGGTAGGCAGCTATCAACGTCTCAACGATCAAAAACAGATGCTTAACACGCTAGTGTTGGCAAAACGTGAAGGTATTGCTCTATCAGAGTCTGAAAAGATGATGATGGCGCAGTTATACCAACAGCAGGGTGTACCTGAAAAGGCGGCTGCACTAATGAGCGAAGTCAATCAAGGTGACGCAGAGATGACGCGCTTGGTGATGGAAGCGTCTTACTGGCAACAGGCCAAGGAATGGAATAAGGCCATTATTGCCTGGGAGCGCGCCGCTGCTGAAGCACCAAAATACTATTGGGTTGCTTCACAGTTGTCGCTTCAACATGGTCAATACAAAAAAGCGTTGTCATTGCTAGAGAAGGTCAACAGCCCAGAAAAAGCCCCTGATGTTGAACTTGCCCGTGCGTTGGCATATGACAAACTCAATGAGTTTGATAAGGCGCTTCTCCACGCCAAAAGGGCGAACGAACTGAAGCCTTCAAACCAAAGTGAGTCGTGGATTCAATACCTTAGCCAGAAGATCCAGTAG